From the Chelonoidis abingdonii isolate Lonesome George chromosome 4, CheloAbing_2.0, whole genome shotgun sequence genome, the window ATGCTTGTTTACACATTGGGGTAATGCGAGCACTACTGGATGTGATTTCTAAACAGCATtaatgtgttgcacattaattcaTGTACGTAGACCGTGCTGTTTCACACTAAAAATTCCAGACtgcactttaacatagtactgttttgAGCAGCACTACATTAAAGGGcattagggaacttttaatgTGCATTTGCAGAATCTTTGAACCAATTAATGTGCATGAACCAATTGCTGCTCCATGTACACAAGCCCTTCAATCTAGTGTCCACAAAAACAGAacttaaaatggaaacaaattataAACTTCCTGCTGGTTTCTGCTTCTTGCTTTTGCTGTTTACTGAACCGTCCTTGAAAGGAACTTCCACAGAGACCTAAAACGTGTGTGTTAAAGGGGTGGCATTCTAGCAAAGGGAATTACAATGGAGCTAACTGTAGCTGGTAGCTAGGGGTAGACTTATTGGCCAATGTGGTGGTTATTATAGGAAACCTCAGAAAATGGGCtcatttttccaatgaaaatgtACATTATTTTATACTGGAAACTAGCAGAATAAGCAAGGGGAAAACTGTCAATTATATAGTGTATTTATACCCTAGGCTGATCTTTAATGTTATCAAAATTCTTACGGTGGAGCCTGCTAATGTAAATTCTCAAAAGCATGCTCTTGTTTAAGAGACAGAGTAATTACATCTTGAAAGAAGTACAGATCTTGTTTTAATTCTTTTAGTTTCATTTACCTTGTACTGAGACTTGCAGTTTTTGTTCCAGCAGGCGACTCCAACCCTTCCCCTGGCTTTGAGGATTTCTCTCTGTTCATTTGTTGTAGTATTGAGTTCAATTCACTAATAACGTTAGCCTTTGGGCCTGAGAGAATTGCGCTTTTTACTTCAGTTACATCACCCCATAGCTTAGAGGTCCTTTGCTGTAAAACTTTAGCCGTACTGGGCTGTGCAATgataggaggtgggggtggagcaggtgGAGGGATAACAAAGCTGTCTACAGTTTCTTCAATTAGAGcatctttgtaaagtgcattgctTTTGTTGATTATGGGCTTCATTTTTGGCTTAGGAGGTACTGGGGGTTTGTCCACCAGAAATGTTTGCCCATCTGCATAGACTGTACAAGTATCCAAGTTCTCACCACCTTCAGAGGATAAGGTAGAGATGCTGGACACTGTTGAGATAGTGCTGGTTGTCTCCAAGTGATGGTCACTACTAGATCGACTGTCTACCTCCTCAATCCCAGAGTCGGTGACATGATCGAAACTTTCAGGGGGTGGCAGAAATGAGGCAGGCAAACAGTTTGAAAGCCCCACTTGTTTTTTACTGTCTAAAGAATTCGTTGATTGGTTGGGGTTAAATGAAACAGATGTAGGTgttccattttttctttgcttaaGTAAGTCTGTTACAGCAGAACCTGGAGCTGAACGGTCATCAGGGATATCAAAACTGTTAGCAAATTCTAAGGGAGGAGGTAATGGCTCAGTAAAAATAAATTCTTCATCAATATCAATAGATGCTAAAGGAGGTGGAGGGATGCGAAATGGCAAAATGACAGGGTCATCAACAGAGCTAGCTGCTACAATTGTTTTGCAGGGAGATGCAGGTGGCTCAGGTGTAGCAGATACATTCAACTCACTTTTTGCTTCTTCACTATTTTCTGGGATCTCCGATGGAGAATTGTCTGGGTTCATTTCCATTTCAACTCTCTTCTCATCATCTTCAAAGGTGTCATCAGACTTTGCTGCATCCACAGTATGAACCATTAGTAAACCAGCTGATTTCTGCTGTGAAGTATCCACAATATTTATcagcatgtttttcttttcttcaggcttcttctctttccccatatctgtttcatatttgttttcagtCTCCTGCCTTCTCAGTGGGCCACGTGTATTTTGCCTGGTAACAGCAGCAGTCACAGAAAATGTTGTTTCAATATTAGATCTCAGCTTTGTATCAATATAAAGTGGTTTATCAAGGTCTGCTTTACCAGTTTCTCCTTTGCCTGGAGGTTGTTGCGTTTGTTCTTTCATGGCTCTATCTCTTGCAGAGAGCGCAAGTGCTAAAGGTGAGTTTGGATCTAATAGCTTTCCTGTGAGTGGGTGAACATAATTATCCGAACTGGACACATTAACGGTCTGAGTTGCAACCATATTGTTTTCAGTAACTTTTTTTATGGATGAAGAGTTTAATGTCCTTGCATCACTTTCGTTGCTAGGTTCACTGCtattaaaaagattttcagaTTCTCTAGGTGCAGGAATTGGTGATGGTGACATAAGTTGCCTAAAACTATCTTCATTACTAAATACGTCTTCATCGGTAAATTTGGATTGCCTCACACGTGGTGTTGGGGGCAACAGGCCAACATCCTCATCTCCCAAGTCTGTAGAAAGGAAAGCTGGAGAATTACGCCTAGCTTCTAATCTCTTTTCCCTGTCCCTCACTGCTCCAGCAATGGCCGCTGCAAATGGACTACTGACATTTAAATTATCATCAGGTCTGAGCTGTCCAGGCTGCTCTGAAGACTGAGGGTCAATCTCCATACTGCTTCCTTGGCTGCTTTTCCCACTACTGCTGGTAGATGGTTCTTTCACAATAATTGTTGGAATTGGAATAGAACAGGTCTTTTCTGGACTATCCTCGACATTAGACTGTTTCACTAGCATTCCCTTCCGCCTGGCTGGTTTGGCTGGCACGTAAACAGCTTTGCTTGCTATCTTCCCAACTTCAGAATATGGGTTTTCCGGCATCTGACCTCTCTTGTTTCTGAAGTTTGCCTGCAATGCAACATTCCTACTATACAAGTCCTCAGAATCTAGAGAATAACGGTCCAATTCTCTTCTGTAATACATCCCTTTGTCCCTCATTATTGTTCCCATATGTTCAGATCTACCTGAAGAAACCTTTGAACCTGAATTCTGATTA encodes:
- the SHANK2 gene encoding SH3 and multiple ankyrin repeat domains protein 2 isoform X5, translated to MLPHFSSGWFHFGFTRRCICDCIIEEKAVVLQKKDNEGFGFVLRGAKADTPIEEFTPTPAFPALQYLESVDEGGVAWQAGLRTGDFLIEVNSENVVKVGHRQVVNMIRQGGNHLVLKVVTVTRNLDPDDTARKKAPPPPKRAPTTALTLRSKSMTSELEELDKVDEIVPVSKPSRITDNVTVDSRVATIKPRPSSRCFPSATDMNSMYDRQGIAVMPPTVPGTPQGLFLGIPRGTMRRQKSIGITEEERQFLAPPMLKFTRSLSMPDTSEDIPPPPQSLPPSPPPPSPSLYNSPKSPTSRSYGTIKPAFNQNSGSKVSSGRSEHMGTIMRDKGMYYRRELDRYSLDSEDLYSRNVALQANFRNKRGQMPENPYSEVGKIASKAVYVPAKPARRKGMLVKQSNVEDSPEKTCSIPIPTIIVKEPSTSSSGKSSQGSSMEIDPQSSEQPGQLRPDDNLNVSSPFAAAIAGAVRDREKRLEARRNSPAFLSTDLGDEDVGLLPPTPRVRQSKFTDEDVFSNEDSFRQLMSPSPIPAPRESENLFNSSEPSNESDARTLNSSSIKKVTENNMVATQTVNVSSSDNYVHPLTGKLLDPNSPLALALSARDRAMKEQTQQPPGKGETGKADLDKPLYIDTKLRSNIETTFSVTAAVTRQNTRGPLRRQETENKYETDMGKEKKPEEKKNMLINIVDTSQQKSAGLLMVHTVDAAKSDDTFEDDEKRVEMEMNPDNSPSEIPENSEEAKSELNVSATPEPPASPCKTIVAASSVDDPVILPFRIPPPPLASIDIDEEFIFTEPLPPPLEFANSFDIPDDRSAPGSAVTDLLKQRKNGTPTSVSFNPNQSTNSLDSKKQVGLSNCLPASFLPPPESFDHVTDSGIEEVDSRSSSDHHLETTSTISTVSSISTLSSEGGENLDTCTVYADGQTFLVDKPPVPPKPKMKPIINKSNALYKDALIEETVDSFVIPPPAPPPPPIIAQPSTAKVLQQRTSKLWGDVTEVKSAILSGPKANVISELNSILQQMNREKSSKPGEGLESPAGTKTASLSTRSTEVMSTVSGTRSTTITFTVRPGTSQPITLQSRSPDYDSRTSGARHAPSPVVSPTEINKDIMLAPLTAAASASSPSPTLSDVFSLPSQPPSGDLFGLNTGRSRSPSPSILQQPISNKPFTTKPVHLWTKPDVADWLESLNLGEHKETFMDNEIDGTHLPNLQKEDLIDLGVTRVGHRMNIERALKQLLDR
- the SHANK2 gene encoding SH3 and multiple ankyrin repeat domains protein 2 isoform X3 — encoded protein: MKSLLNALTKKEVPFREAPTYSNRRRRPQSTLAAPRVLLRSNSDNNLNINNIPDWSASSSASSHRSLSPHLFQQMQNNPNGTVKTVGSYTPSSRSRSPSLNRVGEDAKRQQHRHISAGYNPSANKDAISALDYQGPKRKLYSAVPGRLFIVIKPYQPQGEGEIHLHKGDRVKVLSIGEGGFWEGSTRGLVGWFPADCVEEVQCKPNESKPETRTDRTKKLFRHYTVGSYDSFDALSDCIIEEKAVVLQKKDNEGFGFVLRGAKADTPIEEFTPTPAFPALQYLESVDEGGVAWQAGLRTGDFLIEVNSENVVKVGHRQVVNMIRQGGNHLVLKVVTVTRNLDPDDTARKKAPPPPKRAPTTALTLRSKSMTSELEELDKVDEIVPVSKPSRITDNVTVDSRVATIKPRPSSRCFPSATDMNSMYDRQGIAVMPPTVPGTPQGLFLGIPRGTMRRQKSIGITEEERQFLAPPMLKFTRSLSMPDTSEDIPPPPQSLPPSPPPPSPSLYNSPKSPTSRSYGTIKPAFNQNSGSKVSSGRSEHMGTIMRDKGMYYRRELDRYSLDSEDLYSRNVALQANFRNKRGQMPENPYSEVGKIASKAVYVPAKPARRKGMLVKQSNVEDSPEKTCSIPIPTIIVKEPSTSSSGKSSQGSSMEIDPQSSEQPGQLRPDDNLNVSSPFAAAIAGAVRDREKRLEARRNSPAFLSTDLGDEDVGLLPPTPRVRQSKFTDEDVFSNEDSFRQLMSPSPIPAPRESENLFNSSEPSNESDARTLNSSSIKKVTENNMVATQTVNVSSSDNYVHPLTGKLLDPNSPLALALSARDRAMKEQTQQPPGKGETGKADLDKPLYIDTKLRSNIETTFSVTAAVTRQNTRGPLRRQETENKYETDMGKEKKPEEKKNMLINIVDTSQQKSAGLLMVHTVDAAKSDDTFEDDEKRVEMEMNPDNSPSEIPENSEEAKSELNVSATPEPPASPCKTIVAASSVDDPVILPFRIPPPPLASIDIDEEFIFTEPLPPPLEFANSFDIPDDRSAPGSAVTDLLKQRKNGTPTSVSFNPNQSTNSLDSKKQVGLSNCLPASFLPPPESFDHVTDSGIEEVDSRSSSDHHLETTSTISTVSSISTLSSEGGENLDTCTVYADGQTFLVDKPPVPPKPKMKPIINKSNALYKDALIEETVDSFVIPPPAPPPPPIIAQPSTAKVLQQRTSKLWGDVTEVKSAILSGPKANVISELNSILQQMNREKSSKPGEGLESPAGTKTASLSTRSTEVMSTVSGTRSTTITFTVRPGTSQPITLQSRSPDYDSRTSGARHAPSPVVSPTEINKDIMLAPLTAAASASSPSPTLSDVFSLPSQPPSGDLFGLNTGRSRSPSPSILQQPISNKPFTTKPVHLWTKPDVADWLESLNLGEHKETFMDNEIDGTHLPNLQKEDLIDLGVTRVGHRMNIERALKQLLDR
- the SHANK2 gene encoding SH3 and multiple ankyrin repeat domains protein 2 isoform X4 → MVRLTLETMTENSRFKKKVHFGETRTDRTKKLFRHYTVGSYDSFDALSDCIIEEKAVVLQKKDNEGFGFVLRGAKADTPIEEFTPTPAFPALQYLESVDEGGVAWQAGLRTGDFLIEVNSENVVKVGHRQVVNMIRQGGNHLVLKVVTVTRNLDPDDTARKKAPPPPKRAPTTALTLRSKSMTSELEELDKVDEIVPVSKPSRITDNVTVDSRVATIKPRPSSRCFPSATDMNSMYDRQGIAVMPPTVPGTPQGLFLGIPRGTMRRQKSIGITEEERQFLAPPMLKFTRSLSMPDTSEDIPPPPQSLPPSPPPPSPSLYNSPKSPTSRSYGTIKPAFNQNSGSKVSSGRSEHMGTIMRDKGMYYRRELDRYSLDSEDLYSRNVALQANFRNKRGQMPENPYSEVGKIASKAVYVPAKPARRKGMLVKQSNVEDSPEKTCSIPIPTIIVKEPSTSSSGKSSQGSSMEIDPQSSEQPGQLRPDDNLNVSSPFAAAIAGAVRDREKRLEARRNSPAFLSTDLGDEDVGLLPPTPRVRQSKFTDEDVFSNEDSFRQLMSPSPIPAPRESENLFNSSEPSNESDARTLNSSSIKKVTENNMVATQTVNVSSSDNYVHPLTGKLLDPNSPLALALSARDRAMKEQTQQPPGKGETGKADLDKPLYIDTKLRSNIETTFSVTAAVTRQNTRGPLRRQETENKYETDMGKEKKPEEKKNMLINIVDTSQQKSAGLLMVHTVDAAKSDDTFEDDEKRVEMEMNPDNSPSEIPENSEEAKSELNVSATPEPPASPCKTIVAASSVDDPVILPFRIPPPPLASIDIDEEFIFTEPLPPPLEFANSFDIPDDRSAPGSAVTDLLKQRKNGTPTSVSFNPNQSTNSLDSKKQVGLSNCLPASFLPPPESFDHVTDSGIEEVDSRSSSDHHLETTSTISTVSSISTLSSEGGENLDTCTVYADGQTFLVDKPPVPPKPKMKPIINKSNALYKDALIEETVDSFVIPPPAPPPPPIIAQPSTAKVLQQRTSKLWGDVTEVKSAILSGPKANVISELNSILQQMNREKSSKPGEGLESPAGTKTASLSTRSTEVMSTVSGTRSTTITFTVRPGTSQPITLQSRSPDYDSRTSGARHAPSPVVSPTEINKDIMLAPLTAAASASSPSPTLSDVFSLPSQPPSGDLFGLNTGRSRSPSPSILQQPISNKPFTTKPVHLWTKPDVADWLESLNLGEHKETFMDNEIDGTHLPNLQKEDLIDLGVTRVGHRMNIERALKQLLDR